The region TAACAAAAGTAAGAATGTATTGTTAGTTAGATTTCATTCTTGGACACTAGAAGCCCATCACATATCCATTATACTATAGTATTATTGCAAGGACTTTGAAtctttatatacatattgtcATACTTTTTCGATTcatggggatggggggggggggggggatgacaGCGGTCGAGGCAGCCCAGACACAGGATTGCGATAAATACCTAGCTTATATACTTATTCAAATAATAGAATAGTCTCTGTCTACCCCATGTCTTCTTAAAAGAAACTTCATCTCACTGTTTCTGACTTGCCCCTTTAAAGTGATTGTTTGTTGTATGAAGTAATGTTTTCACAAAGTAAAATCTCAAGGTTGTGTTTTGTGTTATGTTAGGTTTTCACAAAGTAAAATGGCAAGGTTGTGgtttgtgttatgttatgttttcacTTACTAAAACGATATGGTTGTGTTTTGTGTTATGGTAGGTTTCACAGTGTTAACACCACAAATTGGATTTAAAGTGACTAGATACGCAGATTCTAAATGTATTAAAGTATAAGATGAAAGACACAATGTCATTAAGATTTCAGTAAAATGATGTTCTTTTAccatttgtatgttttatcagGTTTCTACATATACCACTGTTCAGTGCTGAGAGAGCATGGAGCTATGCCATGCAACTCAAACAGGAAGCCAACACAGAACCAAGGAAGAAATTCCATTTAATGAGGAGACTTAGAAAAGCTGTCAAATACACAGAAGATTTAGAGACTTTATGTAGCAGTGTTAAATGTGATGCAAGGTCCAAACTAGAAGCCCAGGTAAATCAGATTATATACATCTTAGACAAGCCTACTTTTAGAGTGATTGGAGTAATGGAtaacatgacctttgacctatatATACAACTAATTTGATTGGCTGTTGCTTTGTTAAAATGACCTCTGACCATTATACTTGTACTTGATTGGTTTGCTGTGTGAAACTATTTTTCAAGTTATTACTATGATGCTGATGCTTGGTTTTCTGTCTGTGAAAACAAAAACTTTTTTCACAAGTGTTTTCCATGTGAAATCTAAAACCAAATTCAGTGATGATTGTCAATGAAATATGTTAGATTTATTTTTAGTGAATAATATTGCTCTCTGCTTATTTTGCTTTCAGGCATACAAAGCATGGATGAAGGGATCACTACATTTTGAGTCTGGTGAATGGGAGAAAGCAATAGAATTGTTTAGTACTGCAAAGTAAGTTATCATCTGCAAGGTATGTCGTGAcgtggcgccctcacacatcggtcaaggGAGGATGCCGGTGAGGGCAGAGCAAcgcgatgtatcttacagtcaaaGCAAGTGACAGTTTTAGTAAGAATTTAatgaaaaatatcacaattttcttCAAACTATTACAGTCACTGTAAAATTGTTAGATCTCAATTTTAATTAAGCCTTAGATTTGTGATGTCGTGAcgtggcgccctcacacatcgatcaaGGGAGGATGCCGGTGAGGGCAGAGCAAcgcgatgtatcttacagtcaaaGCAAGTGACAGTTTTAGTAAGAATTTAatgaaaaatatcacaattttcttCAAACTATTACAGTCACTGTAAAATTGTTAGATCTCAATTTTAATTAAGCCTtagatttgtaaatttatgaGAAACATAGTGGAGAAGCATTGCTTTACATGATTGGAATATCAAATGGTTAGGTCACCAGAATTATGACAAAAATACCTAGGAATGCAGAATTATGAAATCTGTCCCCCCAAAAATTATGTGTATGACCTTGAAAGTTTATCTTGGAAAAATCTCAGTTTCACATTTTCCATGGTCTTAGTTTGTAGTTGCTATGGTCTTACTGTATGGTTGCTATGTAGGCTTCATGGTCATAGACTTGTTTAGTTGATTTGAGTTTACCGTTGGTGCTGTATTGATGTTATAGGACCATCTATGAGAAATTAGCTGGAGCTCTTGATGATGAACAACAGGTCTTGTATAGACAAAGAGTAGAAGAAATAGCACCAAATATACGATATTGTGCGTATAATATTGGAGATGAAAGTGCCATAAATGACCTTGTACAAATGAGGTTGAAGTCAGGAGCTACTGGAGATTTGTCTTCCAATCTCGATGTGAGTATACACCTCATCACTTCCAgcagtttccatgacaacaactTTCATAATTATGCATCAAATGTAAAACACAGTCTTGGATGGAAATGTGACAGTAATACATAGTCTATCGGAGCATCACCCCTGAAATCTGAcagtaatacatacatagtctATCGGAGCATCACCCCTGACTATTTTAGGTCCATTGAAAGTCATGATATAGTCTAATTTTGAATTCCATTGTTGTGTGGCAAGCTGTTATTATTGCTGTAcacaaatatttctgaaaattagAAACAAAGAAACTATTTTAGTTTGATTGTCAATGGTTTGTTAGATTTTGACTTTTTAATATATACTTCAGCATCACTTGAAATCGCAACAATTTTAATTTCTCTCTTATCATATTCCGgtcttttgtgtttttatttatctttttctTCTATTTGAGATAAAcatctttgtttttatttctcagACTTTGATTCAACAAACCCGAGAGAAACAAGCTGCAACTCTAAGTGAGGTCACCTGGAGAGGGCGCAATGTAGGGGTCAAACAGGAGGTTGTGCGAGTGTTTTTACTGAATGTGCAAGAAAGTGAAGATGAGATGAGTACAGCAGCAGATATAGAAAGCAAAGTGTCAATTTATGATAGTTTACTCATGGAATGTCGAGATGCACTACAAGTACTACGGGACGAGCTTAAGACAGATCCAGTATGTATTTGCTATAtcaattattaaaaatattaaatcaGTCTTACATTTGACAATGGCCAACAAATGtagtaaaacagaaaaaaattgtaagatttaaaaggaaaaaaattacacatgttgGTATCTTTACGTAAACAGTTTGCCATTTTTTCACTAGTATTGTCAATGTTAAAAGACATTATCAAGATAGAAGAATCACGAGTACCAGGCATTGTTGTGACTTTCATTAAATGTGTATGTTGTTTGGTTCTTTGTTTTCCTCTGTATTTCTTAGAAATTTCAACTACACTATGTCACGAAATACAAAAGTGAAGTACAACAAAGTATTTTTTCAAAGGTTTAGATTTCACTTCCCCCAAAATGAACAAAGTTCGTTTATTAGAGTTTGTATGACATAGTGCAATTGTCCAAAGGAGATCTACTGATAGTGTATTTAACGTTATGTgtcttttcattgttttttttagaaaCTCAAAGCTCAAAAAGCAGACGGTAAAGTCAGTAGTGTTGAATATTTGCATTCCTATGTTACCTACATCAAACTAACTAAAACTATAGAAAGAAACATGTTGATGGCAGAGAGTATGAAGGAGAATTTACAAACTGGTGAAGTTCAGGAAGGAAAGAGGCATACCAAACCACAGGATTTGATTCGactgtatgacatcattatccAGGTACGACATCATCAATGTGCTTCTATGAATAGGTCATTTGCATGAAGCTAACATATCGACTTCATCCATCAAGACATGCATGTAAATAAACCCATTGCTGGATTAAAAAAACATGACATCATTCATGTATGAGGGATACCTTGTAAAGTCACTGTTTGCGTTGCCAAGAAAGGCCTGTATGCCACTTCTACCTAAGTTTTGTTCAATTCTAGAGTTTTGATCAATGAAAGCTGTGTATgtataagtgaaagtgaaagaaacCAACTCATTTTATCTCATTATATAAGGATAAATTTCCATATATTTGACAGAATTTGACAGACATTCCACAACTGCCAGGACTAGAAGATGATGACTCATTGAAAGAAGATATTGACAATCAAATAATAGTATACAAGGCATTCAGGTAAGTGTTAGAATTAACCAGAAAAGAAAGTCTGAAGTTAAATTTGCATGGTAATCATGATATATTGCTAATATGGGGACAATGGAGAGACCTGATAGTTAGAAGACACATCGTCTAAAAAGAAAGTTGACTCAGCACTATTTAGTGTGGTACTTATAAACCTGTTTTGTCAACGTATCTCTTACAACCCAAACTCCTAATGTCATGTCTTTTATTTTGCTTGATTTCCAAAGGGTAAACATACTCAGTgattttgctaaggttggggaaccctggtaacagaaagctgagaggggtaaaaatggcagtgtttccccatagagtctatgttAATTtggtttgggaacccaggtagattttacctacttactgcccttagcaaaaacactgatacaaTTCACAGCATGTTCAATGTACACAGAAGTTAGGGTCACCTCACTGTGTTTTGTCCACTGTTCAAAGACCTACTGCtaaaggcccataattcaatcccaggttatcACATTAGTGCTATCAATGGATCCATACAGATTGCGTAGTAgctttcttttgttcaggaccaattTATTCTAGACTTCAGTCAGAAAACTTtccacacctaaattttaatgtACCTGGTCATAATGAATTAGAAATGATAGTCAGTTGAAATAGACAGAATAGTCAATTTTTCTTCAGAAGGTTGATATGACCGAGATATGGGTTTGTGGACTGAGGTTGTACAGCGGAAGGGCCTGGTGTTAGAAAGGCCCGTAAGACGTACTACCAAGGTCCGCAAAACCCTTATCTGGgctgtaaaggttttatcatatacagtATACGGAAACATTCATTTGAATCATATGATTGCATAATTTAATTATGAAACATCATTTTGTATGCAAAAACAAAGATTGTTTGCACTCTCCATTGAATTACATAGGAAGtaatactgggtatatgataaaacaagaCAGGCTTTTGACGTCCTTCCAGATTTATGGCAGTGATTTGTCTTGTTAGCATCCCCATCCCATTGACTCTCATTATCCAAAACTTAAAAATCATAATTGAAGAATAACATTCTTTTATAATTGAAGTATAACatgtcggtggccgagcggttagctcgtacgcctcttacctctgcagcctgggtttgAACCCGCCTGGTATCgactgggtttgattaaatttaccacgttgtaagtaagaagagtgtcgttcagtttgactctaccgaacaatgcaggttttcgccaggtactccggtttcctcctgcattaacactgaactttcctcctgttattgggcaatgcctgtttgatggttaataaataaataaataaataaatgaataaattcaaCCTCagacaaacaaatttgttaGTTGTATGAAGTTCACCAGATTCACAAGTACAACAAGAAATTAACAACCCAATACTTAACAAGAAGTATCATTTGCCATGCTATGTCACACTATGCCATACAAGGTGTTAGAAACAGTATCCAGTGTATAGATTTGGAACTTCTTTACTGCAGTTGTacgaaaatacatttataaattaatGGCATCGGCTGTTTAAGAAAAGTGGCTAAGCCACCCGACTAAGCCTTCTCATGAGCACATCTGTGTGGTGTGGGCGGCTACTTCCCAGTCTGAGGTTATTGACTCTGTCGTGATAAAATAAAGTGTGGGAAGTTTGTCTGTTTACTGTTATTTAGATCATTATCACAACTGTGAGGTGACTGTCTGTGCCATGACCTTGTATAACACAGCAgggtcatgacctttgacactagGGTCACAACTTGTGATACTAGGGTGATGACTTTTGTAACTACTCAATAAATCATAATGAATAACTGTAGGAGTGTACTTTTACTGATTATGacacaaagttcaaaaatgtttaaaatgtgaatatttttggCACAACGCTGTAGGATAAGGTTTAGATGAGAACATGAGAAGAAAAGGCATAGTTGAACAATAATTGGAAAAAGTTGAAAAACTGGATCCAAAATAAACCTGTCAAATTCTCTGTAAAGTACTCTAAGATTTTGCAAAATGAATTGAAGACTGCCAAATCACTGTTTTCCCAGTTTTTACTCGGAGTACGAAACAAGtgttatgaaaaattgttgACTTTGTTACTGCAGTGTCATTTGATAAACACTTTGCTGTTCACCAAAAAATGTGTTTTCCGGTAACTTTAGTCATCACTGAAACATGAGGAGggggttgacctttgacccatgaCCTTTCAAATTTATGTATCATAAAGTGTGATTAATAGAGTACAAAGGTCAAAAGCATAAAATTTATACTAAGTGATTTTAGAGATTTATAGATGGTACTGTGTTGGACACATGTTTTGGATTAAATTTTGCATTGGTGGATTATTCCTTTGTGTCTGACATGAGATTCTTCTCTTTTCCTCCTTCACCAGATGTTTCTATGTAGCACAGTCATTTACTGTAGCCAAGAAATGGGTGGAGGCATCAGCATTATATGAGAGAGTTTTATTCTATGGTGATATAGCTGAAGACCAGTTGAAGATGTCTTCGAGTAAATCATCAAATAACAAGGTGAGAATTGGACAATAAACCATATTGCATGGCTTAATTATATAAgagaaaaatgttgaaaatcatAAAAAGATAACTGAAAAAATATAGTCATCTTTCGAAATTGGATTTGGCTTGATATTATTGTCATATTTGAAATCTGTTTTATTAAAAAAAGTATGATGCAAAAATGTAAATGCCTATCAACTGAATGTCATCTTCATTTAAAAAGTAACCACAGATCAGTGTTtggaaaatttgaaattagagGGATaagttattatatacatactGCACTGTAAGAATTGATATATGTCTTCTATAAAGAATAATATTTCTGAGTCCCCTGTTTTCTTTATATTGCCATATCATTGAACTCATTACAATACAGGAAAAAATGATTTCCATCCCTTCCATATTCTGCCAAGGTAGAATCTGACAAACTTGTATCATTATTTGGGACATGATACCCAATACAGTAGTAACAGATGTTGGGAGGAATAATTGTCGGTGTCAAATTTGCAAAAGGATGTCACAAAGTCACACTTTGTTTTGATTGCTTTTCAACTCTGTCACCAAGCAACTGTCACCACATCATTAGTCAGCCTGAAGGAAATATCCAGGATAGAAGGTGAAACTGTTGCCACACATAGCAACCGCAAGTCTGCTAGCCTTTAgttacttcattatcaacttcATCTCAGGATGCCTGAGAACATTGAtaaatatttctcttcattaCCTTTTCAGGAACTTGAAAAGAAATTAGAAGATCTTATAAAATTAGTCAAAGGTTTGAAGTACTCAGTGCATGCATCAGCTATATTAGGTAAGTGAAGCAAATCACTGTCTCCCTGTGGCATGGTTAGAATTAGCAGTTCGTAGGTCATGGGTTTGAATTTCTGTGACGACCCCAAACTCCAAGGGTGAGTGCCTACGGACTTGATGAATATGCTGTATCACTTGGCTGTGTCTCATCACAAGATAAGTGTGAATTT is a window of Glandiceps talaboti chromosome 5, keGlaTala1.1, whole genome shotgun sequence DNA encoding:
- the LOC144435052 gene encoding signal recognition particle subunit SRP68-like, which gives rise to MADDEQNVADGVSEEQTLETSTPSDTYTVEVLHVIKEAQQQHGLRHGDHQRYRSYCTRRLRRIRKSVKFVLGHRNKFQNKKIREEIMSDYKFLHIPLFSAERAWSYAMQLKQEANTEPRKKFHLMRRLRKAVKYTEDLETLCSSVKCDARSKLEAQAYKAWMKGSLHFESGEWEKAIELFSTAKTIYEKLAGALDDEQQVLYRQRVEEIAPNIRYCAYNIGDESAINDLVQMRLKSGATGDLSSNLDTLIQQTREKQAATLSEVTWRGRNVGVKQEVVRVFLLNVQESEDEMSTAADIESKVSIYDSLLMECRDALQVLRDELKTDPKLKAQKADGKVSSVEYLHSYVTYIKLTKTIERNMLMAESMKENLQTGEVQEGKRHTKPQDLIRLYDIIIQNLTDIPQLPGLEDDDSLKEDIDNQIIVYKAFRCFYVAQSFTVAKKWVEASALYERVLFYGDIAEDQLKMSSSKSSNNKELEKKLEDLIKLVKGLKYSVHASAILDTEDITTEVSQLSISNNKPLVDRLEEYREDPSLYSRHANLVTFPPEFQPVPSKPLFFDIAFNHVDFPSLEDKVEQKKAASGGITGFVKGWLWGGKK